In Leisingera sp. NJS204, the DNA window AAAAGGCTGAAACGGGCATGGCCGCTGCCGATTGCGGTGAAATCGCACAGGATTTGCACCATTCCCAGCCCCGCCGAGAGGGTAAGGATGCTGATGTACTGCAGGGCAGGCTCCCGCACCGCTCCCGTGGCGCCAAGCACATCCAGCAGCGGAAGCCGGGCCAGCCAAAGCGCAGCAGCGGACAGAGCTGCCAGCAGCAGGCAGAGCGCCATGGCGGCGGAGGCGAGGCGGGCGGCCTCCTGCTTGCGGCCGGCGCCCAGGGCACGGCCGGCCGCGGCGGCGGTGCCGATGCCGAGCCCCACGCCAATCGCGGCGGTGAGGCCGGTGAGGGGCAGGGCCAGGCTGACGGCGGCCAGCGCCTCTGGTCCGAGCTGGCCGACAAAGTAGCTGTCCACTCCTTGGTGGGCGGCATTGATCGACAGGCCGCCTGCGGTGGGCAGGCCTGCGCGCAGCAGCGTCCGGAGGAGATCCGGGCTGGCAAGGTTCAAGGCGGTCATGGTCTGGGGCTTCTATCTGATGAGGGTCTGTCCTGACCTTTGACGCAGGCGGGGCGGGGAAATTCACAAGCCAGGTGCAAGTTTTCTGCTGGGAGGGGTGAATTGCGGGCGATGTGCTGCGTCTTTCCGGGGACAAGAGATGAATGGAGACCCGAAGATGACCCAACCTGGACCCGATCAATGGATCTGCGTCAGCAACAGTGAAGGCCGCTGGTCCGTCTGGCCTGCAAACCTGCCGGTTCCTGCGGGGTGGCAGGCCAAAAGCACGCCAGCGGACCGCAGCGCCTGCCTCGCGGAGATTGAGGCGCGCTGGGCCGACCCGCGTCCCGAAGCACTGCAGGAGGCGATGGCATGAGCGGCACGCTGGCGCTTGAAGATGCGGCGATGGAGCTGACACCGGGGGAAAAACAGGTTTGCGCCCATGATCAAGTGGGGCAGCTGGCGCCCTACGGGATGCAGGTGCTGCTGCTCAGGGCGGATGCGCGCTGGCAAATCGCAGAGGTCCGTCAGGCCGCGGAAGCCGTCCTGGAAGCGCATCCGGTTTTTTGTGCCCGCCTTCACCGCCAGGCGGGCGGCGAGATGCGCCGCTCTGAACAGGAGAGGAACCGGATTGGACTGGCGGAACGCCCGGCAGAGGAGTTGGAGGCCGCGCTGGCCGGGATGCGTTTTGATCTGGACGGCGGTGCGGGGGCCTTTGCTTGTGTCGCAACGGATGACAGGGACCATCTGTTCGGCGTGGCTTTGCACCCGGCCTTTGGCGATGCAGGGGTGCTGAACGCTGTGGCTCTGGGCTTTGCCCGGGCGTTGACGGGAGAGGCGGATGTTGCTGTTTCAGCGGTTGGGGCTGCAGCTGAAACGGGCCGGGATCAGTTGCCTGGCTGGCGGGAGATGCTGGAGGATACGGCCTGTGCGGTTGCCCGCTTACCGCACCGGCACGGCGGCAGCGAAGGCGTCGCACGGGGCCGTGCAGAACATGTGCTGCAGCCGGCGCTGGCGGAAACCCTGAACAGTGAAAGCACCGGAGCGGAAGCCCG includes these proteins:
- a CDS encoding MbtH family NRPS accessory protein gives rise to the protein MTQPGPDQWICVSNSEGRWSVWPANLPVPAGWQAKSTPADRSACLAEIEARWADPRPEALQEAMA